A genomic stretch from Aedes albopictus strain Foshan chromosome 2, AalbF5, whole genome shotgun sequence includes:
- the LOC134287393 gene encoding uncharacterized protein LOC134287393, with translation MADVSIVCFFCRRSIPGYVEELGYHLSWHIRNGHFQKDAVFYDCTFRKCQMRYTNQKSLKRHIKEKHPLLEASKIEEIVDVQGDPFPEEIHPNASVCDNGSDSPEETLSLDDIKKTASLSICRLAGDVGLPQTKVLEAIKICENVVCQVAEYLEKKTSVFLASNGIETDDEESQKFLNLFRNIDLFADVKTSSLRKSFLRRMAVDIPVPEPKCLGKRSVTSHKEGIPKEIWINDTMSYIPIIDTLKLVFRNPRNREFLSATDSSNASEVSEYSSFRTGSLFNNSEYFKQHPNVIRMSVYQDDVELGNAFSSRAGKNKISNICFRIQNFPEKWNSSPSTIFPVIFVLSSLAKKHGYNKILEPLIHDLKKLEQGVAVFYGEEKVILKATVTAFCGDSLAMHDVFGLLGPSAKYFCRVCTISRPEFHDDPTKECPLRDAAWYATNLAAVQCGEQSPTECGLKACGSILNELPNFHITDNWTLDVMHDLAEGIIPLTLQLVMGRYVKQKDLRFTKSFINHRISTFNFGYVDRKNRPMANITDEMLSAPGVHRMKQTATQNFVFLRAFPFLFGHRIPVDCKFMLMIGHLINITRILLSPVVSADMLAWLDEHVRLYNELFFENFQRRINKSHHLQHYSELIRRSGSAKQFNCLPFEQKNKPLKNQAATCRNFKNICKSVAERQSFRTVIDLLENPFTD, from the coding sequence ATGGCAGATGTCAGCATTGTTTGTTTTTTCTGCCGGCGATCAATCCCTGGATATGTGGAAGAGCTGGGGTACCACCTATCCTGGCACATCCGGAACGGCCATTTTCAAAAGGATGCAGTGTTCTATGATTGTACCTTCCGGAAGTGTCAAATGCGGTACACTAATCAGAAATCGCTCAAGCGCCATATTAAAGAGAAGCATCCGTTATTGGAAGCTTCGAAAATTGAGGAAATTGTGGATGTGCAGGGTGACCCATTTCCTGAAGAGATCCACCCAAATGCATCTGTATGTGACAACGGATCAGATTCGCCGGAGGAAACTCTTTCGCTCGACGATATTAAGAAAACAGCTTCTTTGAGCATATGTCGCTTGGCTGGTGATGTTGGGCTTCCACAAACGAAGGTTCTGGAAGCGATCAAAATTTGCGAAAATGTTGTTTGTCAAGTGGCAGAGTATTTGGAAAAGAAGACATCAGTCTTCCTGGCTTCAAATGGCATTGAAACAGACGACGAAGAGTCGCAAAAGTTTCTCAATTTGTTCAGAAACATTGATCTTTTTGCAGATGTCAAAACCTCTTCTCTCCGTAAGTCTTTTCTCAGAAGGATGGCAGTAGACATTCCAGTGCCAGAACCTAAATGCCTAGGTAAACGAAGTGTCACTAGCCATAAGGAAGGCATACCTAAGGAAATTTGGATAAATGACACAATGTCGTACATTCCCATTATCGACACTCTTAAGCTTGtatttcgaaatccaagaaaTCGAGAGTTTCTTTCTGCTACTGATTCTTCTAACGCTTCCGAGGTTTCAGAGTATAGCTCGTTCCGGACTGGTTCTCTATTTAATAATAGTGAATATTTCAAGCAACACCCGAATGTCATCCGTATGTCCGTGTACCAGGACGATGTCGAATTGGGTAATGCATTCAGTTCTCGAGCTGGGAAAAACAAGATTTCCAACATTTgcttcagaattcaaaatttcccAGAAAAATGGAACAGTTCGCCAAGTACAATTTTCCCAGTTATTTTTGTGCTTTCCAGTCTGGCTAAGAAACACGGTTACAATAAAATTTTGGAACCTCTCATACATGATTTGAAAAAGCTTGAACAAGGAGTTGCAGTTTTCTACGGCGAAGAAAAAGTAATACTTAAAGCAACAGTTACGGCGTTTTGTGGGGATTCTTTGGCCATGCATGACGTGTTTGGTTTACTTGGACCGAGCGCAAAATACTTTTGTAGAGTGTGCACTATTTCCAGGCCAGAGTTTCACGATGATCCAACAAAAGAATGTCCTTTGCGAGATGCTGCGTGGTATGCAACAAATCTAGCTGCTGTCCAATGTGGTGAACAAAGTCCCACGGAATGCGGCCTCAAGGCCTGTGGAagtattttgaatgaattgccaAATTTCCACATAACTGATAACTGGACACTCGATGTCATGCATGATCTTGCCGAAGGTATCATCCCATTAACATTACAGCTTGTGATGGGTCGCTACGTGAAGCAAAAAGACTTACGGTTCACCAAATCATTCATCAATCATCGAATTTCTACATTCAATTTCGGTTACGTCGATCGCAAAAACCGCCCGATGGCTAACATCACGGACGAAATGTTATCTGCCCCAGGTGTGCACAGGATGAAGCAGACGGCAACCCAAAACTTCGTGTTTTTGAGGGCATTTCCTTTCTTATTTGGACATAGAATTCCAGTAGATTGCAAGTTCATGTTGATGATAGGCCACCTCATAAACATCACTAGGATCCTTCTATCACCTGTCGTCTCAGCGGATATGTTGGCGTGGTTGGATGAGCACGTGCGTTTATATAATGAATTgttttttgaaaactttcaacGGAGGATTAACAAAAGCCACCATCTTCAGCACTATTCTGAGTTGATCCGACGAAGTGGGAGCGCAAAACAGTTCAACTGTTTGCCTTTCGAGCAGAAAAATAAGCCATTGAAGAACCAGGCAGCGACCTGTCGTAACTTCAAGAACATCTGCAAAAGTGTTGCAGAGCGACAAAGTTTTCGAACCGTTATTGATCTACTCGAAAATCCATTCACTGATTAG